In the genome of Triplophysa dalaica isolate WHDGS20190420 chromosome 17, ASM1584641v1, whole genome shotgun sequence, the window CTTACCTCCGGATCGCTCCAGACAACAGGGTTGCGATGAATACCGTAAATACTGATCAAGCACAAACTTCCTACAGAAAGGAAAACAGGATTAGCATCCGTCTCAAATCATCTTTCTGTGCTTGTTTTACGGACATCTCTGGACTTGAGGTGAAGCGAATACCCTGTGGAATGACAAGGTCTCCTGGAACCTTCATGTCCTGCGAGAAGTATCGGGTCAGAGCCAGAACGGGCGGGTGAAGCCTCAGACTCTCCTTGATGCACATGGTGGTGAAGGTAAGCTGGCTGAGGTCGTCCctacagccaatcaaaatcaagcatCCATTAACACACCACGTTCAGTGAGGTGATGTCATCGTGTATGTGCGTGTCTGACCAGATGATGTCGTCCGTCTCTCTGTCCTGCAGCAGTGATGTGACTTCAGCACGACAGCGGTCCTGATAGTCCTGATGCATGGACAGATTGTAGAAGATCCATGAGAGGGCGCTGGCCGTGGTGTCGTGACCTGTGTCCAGACAGAGGTGACAGTTACATGCCGTCATGTGAACACGTTTGAACACACAAGATCTGAACTCACCCGCAAACATGAACATGTCCGCGTGTGCCTGAATCTCCTCGTTGGCGAGTCCCTCGTCGTTCTCATCCTGTATGTGACATTTATTTAGACTAaatgtgattggctgaaggCTGCTACAAGCAGGTGCATCATCAAACCTGCGACTTACTTTTGACAACAGCAGTAAATCAATGAGATCCGTGTCTTTTTTCTTGTATCCTCCCGTGTGTTCCAGGTTTGCGGAGCGGCCCTGCTGGTCGAGTTGGAGTCGTCGCTCTCTCACGATGTCAGCGGTGAAGCTGTGCACGATGTCACAAGCCTTGCGAAACCTCCGGCCCTGTTCAGAGCGCCAGTACAGCCAGTCCCAGTGGTGAGGGAGATAGTGTTGTCTCTTAACCACCAGATTGGACAGCTGCAAAATGGCTGCGATGTATTCGCGGGGTTTTCTGGGAGATGGGGAGATGGGCAGAGGTGAGACACTTGTGTTTtcttatgtgtgtatgtgtgaacgCGGACACTAACCCCGGACACTCGCTGTCACAGCTGAAGGTGCATTTCAGCAGACTGTCCAGAGTCAGTGAGCTCATGTGCTCAAACATGTCCAGGTCATTCTGCCCCGCCGCCAGCAGGTGACGCCATTTATCCTGAATCACACCAGACAATGACAACTTCACAAACGAACACATCAAACCACGTCACTGAACATATATATTTTGGCCTTTATGCCTTTATTTATACAGTGTGGTGGAAGAGACGACAGGGGgcacagtgagagagagaagaggggTGGGGTCAACAAAGGACcttttgtgtgtgcgtgagtgtgtattcatgtgtgtgagtgtgcgtgtatGAGAGTGTACGTGTGCAtgtttgcgagtgtgtgtgtgtgtgtttgtgagtgtttgagtgtgtgtgtgtttgtgagtgtgtgtgtttgtgagtgtgtgcgtgtatgtttgtgagtgtttgagtgtgtgtgtttgtgagtgtgtgtgtttgtgagtgtacatgtttgtgagtgtttgtgtgtgtttgtgagtgtttgagtgtgtgtgtttgtgagtgtttgagtgtgtgtgtttgtgagtgtttgtgtgtgtgtgtttgtgagtgtttgagtgtgtgtgtttgtgagtgtacATGTTTGTGagcgtttgtgtgtttgtgagtgtttgagtgtgtgtgtgtttgtgagtgtttgtgagtgtttgagtgtgtgtgtgtttgtgtgtttgtgagtgtgtgcgtgtatgtttgtgagtgtttgattgtgtgtgtttgtgagtgtacatgtttgtgagtgtttgtgtgtgtgtttgtgagtgtttgtgcatgtttgtgcatgtttgtgcatgtttgtgggtgtttgagtgtgtgtgtttgtgagtgtacatgtttgtgagtgtttgtgagtgtttgtttgtcacTGCAGAAACTCTGAGGTTGTGATACACCCAGCGGTCTGACCCTAAGCCGTCTTATATTATCAGATCTACGACATGTGTGTGTCAGTACTACAGTGTCACacgcacatgtgtgtgtttgacctaCATGCATTTTGTTGGTTGACTGATTGAATATGAACACATATTTTTTCAGGATGTCGAAATGGAAAGCTGAAGTCAGAAGTCGACGATGGCGAGACCATTCCTGACCGTTCTGCAGCAGAAGACAGTTccctgtgacacacacacacacacacacttcacacgtCACTTTTCAATCTGACACACACAGAACGTGGacacaagtgtgtttgtgtggacatCACATACCCAGCCAGGGTTTCATAAAGCCGTAAAAGATCCTGTCTTTGAATGTAATGGAAGCTGTCAGAATAATGAAAAGTGTTTGTTAGTAAAACACAGATGATCATATGTACACAGTTTCTCACTCTCTTCACCACATTATATACTCAATGTGTGATAGTTTGCACTTTGTAAATACTTTCAGAGTGTTTGTGTGCCACTTCTTGTGTTACTGTGACTTGTGATCAGCTACAGAAATGAATACATGTGTGACCCGTGTTTTATTCATGTCATGTATTTGTTTCTCACCAGAGGCCGTCAGGAGAGATTTCACATAGTCTGGATGGAAAAGACGAACCATATTGTAGAACGGACCGAGATACCAGGCACATGAGTGAACATACCGCCGGATTATCTCATCCACGGCCTGTAAACCCTCTTCATTATGACccatctgaaacacacacacacacacaccctgagATCAAGTAAATCATCTTCAGCAAA includes:
- the LOC130438931 gene encoding cytochrome P450 4F3 isoform X1, with product MSLGLIGVLALSGAVLVCVFVARLAFKRRALRCFNQPPQRNWIMGHMGLMGHNEEGLQAVDEIIRRYVHSCAWYLGPFYNMVRLFHPDYVKSLLTASASITFKDRIFYGFMKPWLGNCLLLQNGQEWSRHRRLLTSAFHFDILKKYVFIFNQSTNKMHDKWRHLLAAGQNDLDMFEHMSSLTLDSLLKCTFSCDSECPGKPREYIAAILQLSNLVVKRQHYLPHHWDWLYWRSEQGRRFRKACDIVHSFTADIVRERRLQLDQQGRSANLEHTGGYKKKDTDLIDLLLLSKDENDEGLANEEIQAHADMFMFAGHDTTASALSWIFYNLSMHQDYQDRCRAEVTSLLQDRETDDIIWDDLSQLTFTTMCIKESLRLHPPVLALTRYFSQDMKVPGDLVIPQGSLCLISIYGIHRNPVVWSDPEVFDPMRFDPQRPKERSPHAFIPFSAGPRNCIGQNFAMAEIKVVVAQTLSRFRILPGPKPVRRLYNLVMRAEGGMILNFQPLEDQDQ
- the LOC130438931 gene encoding cytochrome P450 4F6 isoform X2, with protein sequence MGHNEEGLQAVDEIIRRYVHSCAWYLGPFYNMVRLFHPDYVKSLLTASASITFKDRIFYGFMKPWLGNCLLLQNGQEWSRHRRLLTSAFHFDILKKYVFIFNQSTNKMHDKWRHLLAAGQNDLDMFEHMSSLTLDSLLKCTFSCDSECPGKPREYIAAILQLSNLVVKRQHYLPHHWDWLYWRSEQGRRFRKACDIVHSFTADIVRERRLQLDQQGRSANLEHTGGYKKKDTDLIDLLLLSKDENDEGLANEEIQAHADMFMFAGHDTTASALSWIFYNLSMHQDYQDRCRAEVTSLLQDRETDDIIWDDLSQLTFTTMCIKESLRLHPPVLALTRYFSQDMKVPGDLVIPQGSLCLISIYGIHRNPVVWSDPEVFDPMRFDPQRPKERSPHAFIPFSAGPRNCIGQNFAMAEIKVVVAQTLSRFRILPGPKPVRRLYNLVMRAEGGMILNFQPLEDQDQ